A segment of the Sphingobacterium oryzagri genome:
GGTATATTGTTGTCAGGAATTCACAGGAATACAGGAACTATTTGAACTGTATGGTTTTAATTGGCGATATACGGCTTATGAGCATGGCCGGAATAAAGAGCGCCAACAAACCAATAGCGGCTACCGCTACGTTTAAGCCAATTACTTCATACCACACGATAGACATCGGTACATACTCAATATAATAGGTAGACGGATCGAGCGCAAAAAAGTGGGTTTGCGTTTGAAAAAGATAAAGCGCGCCGGCGATCAGGTTGCCGATAAGCAAACCGATACCGATAAGATACATGGAACCAACGAGAAAAACCTGCCTAATTCCACTATTGGCATAGCCCAGGGCTTTAAGAATTCCGATTAGCGACGAGCGTTCTAGAATACTGATAAGCAAGGAAGACACCATATTGATGATCGCCACCAGCATCATGAGCACGAAAATAACATTGTCGTTCATATCCAACATATTCAACCAATTGAATATATCCGGCATTTGCTGCACGATATTAGTCGCATTGAGCTCAATCGGCAACAGCTCATCAATCTGCTCGGTAGCCGTGGCAAGCGAATCAAACGACGATAAATGTATTTGATAAGCTCCTACATCACCATCTTCTAAGTTATTGAGTCTCCGAATGAGATCTAACGAACCGATGACATATGTTTTGTCTAACTCTTCGGAATGGGTACTGTAAATGCCGCGAATAGTAAACGGCCGCTTCCGGATAGGTTCTTGCACGAAGTACATGATAAATCTATCGCCCACATCCAGCGAAAGCCGATTAGCCAAATAGTCAGAAATAAGCAATTGCGTATTAGGATCTGTCGAAAAGTCCAGCGTATCGCCCCGCACAATATTTTTTTGTAAAAATTGTTGGTTATATGTGTCGTCAACGCCTTTCAACAGTACGCCTTCCACCTCGCCTTTGACATTCATAATACCCGCCTTCGTTGCGAATGGCGTAATGCTCACCACGCTAGGTATCTCCTGAATCTTTAACAGATCTTCCTTATGAAGTGTGATAGGCGTGTTTTCGTAGGAACTATTAAGATCATTTTTGGTGATGATCACATCACCGAAAAAGCCGCGTTGCTTTTCGATGATCTCCGTCTTAAACCCTTTCAATATCGCGACAGAGAGAATGATGGCCGAAATCGCCAGGGCAAGCGCACCAATGGTGACGCGTACAATCAGCTTCGAAAATGTTCGATGCCCTGTGAAAATAATCCGCTGCGCTAGGAAATAAGGAAAATTCAAGCTGAAAATTAATTTGTACCTTCGCAAAGTTAATAAAATTTGTCACTTGGCGACAGTGCCCGAGAATTAGTTAGAAAATCGTTTGAGAGATATGCGCATTATATTTATGGGGACGCCAGATTTTGCGGTAGCGTCATTAGCCGCCCTTGTCGAGGCTGGAGAAAAAGTGGTAGCCGTGATCACCATGCCTGATAAACCGGCAGGCAGAGGACAAAAATTGCAGGAGTCGCCAGTAAAAAGATATGCCGTAGCACAAGGGATTCCGGTGCTGCAACCGGAGAAGCTCCGAAATCCGGATTTTCTACAGGAGCTAGCAGGCTTCCAAGCCGATTTGCAGGTTGTAGTCGCTTTCAGAATGCTTCCCGAAGCCGTATGGAATATGCCAAGCAAAGGTACGATAAATGTTCATGCCTCGTTGTTACCGCAGTATCGTGGCGCTGCTCCGATAAACCACGTCATTATCAATGGCGAAACCGAATCTGGCGTTACAACATTTTTATTACAACAGGAAATCGATACCGGAAATGTACTTTTTGCCGAAAAAGTAGCCATCAACCTGACTGATACGGCCGGCGTGCTACACGACAAGCTGATGCATGCGGGCGCGGAAGTTTTGTTAAAAACCGTAGCAGCTATCAGGGACAATAACGTAACGGCAACTCCGCAGGAAGAGCTAACGGACGATCAATTGAAATTTGCACCCAAGATATTTAAGGAAGACTGCCAGATCGACTGGAATCGTTCTACACGGACTGTATACAATCATATCCGCGGACTTAGTCCCTACCCTGCTGCGTTCACGCACTTGCAAGGCAAAGTTCTCAAAATCTATGAAACCGAAGAAACGGACGCTATTGATAAACCAGCGGGAGAATGGGAAACCGACGGAAAGACCTACATCAAATTTGCTACGGCAGATGCTGCACTTTCGTTGAAATCACTCCAATTGGAAGGCAAAAAGCGGATGCAGGTAGACGAGTTTCTGCGCGGGTATCGTTTCGATTAGTATATTACTTAGTATATTATCCGTTGTTTATTTTTGAAGTTTTTCTAATTCATCTTCTGTAATTCATCTTAGATTCGACTTCATTCATCATCTACATATTGAATAATATCACCTGGTTGGCAATTTAACGCTTTGCATAATGCCTCCAGCGTGCTCAAGCGAATAGCTTTTGATTTTTCATTTTTTATGATGGATAGATTGGATAGGGTGATTCCTACGCGCTGACTTAGATCGTTTAAAGAGACCTTTTTCTTAGACATGATATCATCTAAATGTATTCTAATAGGCATAAGCTGATCGACTTTAAATGTTTAAACCATTTATAGGGGAACAATGCTGTCACCTAATTGTTTTATTGTAATACAAAAAATATGCTGGATAGCGTCGCAATATCTTTCATAATAAAGCTGTTACAACATAAATCTTTTTCTGTCTGAATAAAACAAATAATAGATAACAACGTTTATTCACTAAAAAGGAAAAGAATTGGAATAATTTTTGCTGTTAAAACAACAATTATCGTCTTTTCCTAAGTACCTCATACAGAGTGATTAATTTACACTCAGATGAAGGTTTTTTCGGTAAAATTTACTATTTTTGCAAACATTTCAAAGAGAAAGGTTTTTATACATTAGATGAGACAGCTCAAAATTACACAATCCATTACCAATCGCGAATCACAGTCCTTGGACAAATATTTGCACGAGATTGGTAAAGTAGACTTAATTACCGCGGAGGAAGAAGTAATCTTGGCACAACGCATTCGCGAAGGTGACCAGGTAGCTTTAGAGAAATTGACAAAAACCAATCTACGTTTCGTCGTTTCAGTTGCAAAACAATATCAGAATCAAGGTCTTACACTAGGCGACTTGATCAATGAGGGCAATTTGGGCTTAATTAAAGCAGCTAAACGATTTGATGAAACCAAAGGTTTCAAATTCATCTCTTACGCCGTATGGTGGATTCGTCAATCTATTTTGCAAGCGATCGCTGAACAGTCACGTATAGTACGTTTGCCTTTGAACCAAGTAGGTTCGTTGAGCAAGATTAGTAAGGCTTTCTCCAAACTAGAGCAGGAATATGAGCGTGAGCCGTCTCCGGAAGAATTAGCAGATATTTTGGAAACTACGGTAGACAAAGTGTCAGATACGCTAAGCAACTCAGGAAGACACGTATCTATGGATGCACCATTTGTACAAGGTGAAGAAAATACCTTGTTGGACGTATTAGAAAACGCAGATCCAGATACCGATAGTCTTTTAATTGATGAGTCGCTTTCCGAAGAGATCAAACGCTCGTTAGCCACCTTGACAGAAAGAGAACGCGAAATCATCGTATTATTCTTTGGCTTAGGAACAAACCATCAATTGTCTCTTGAAGAAATTGGGGAAAAATTTAACCTGACCAGAGAGCGTGTGCGTCAAATCAAAGACAAAGCACTACAGCGCCTTCGCCATACGTCTAGAAGCAAAATTTTAAAATCTTATTTAGGCTAAACAGCCTAATCAATTTATGCAATGCGCAACCAACCAGTTGCGCATTTTTTTTGTGATTTATTTGAAAAAAGAGGAATACAGACAACTTCATTAACTTTTCATTAAGCGATAGGAAACAAGTAATTTGACGCGGCGTACGATGGGAAGGCATAAGAATTATATTCCCTCCCACAAATCTTTCCGCCGCTCGCCGCGGCAAGGCCTTCCTTGGAAGAACCCAAGGAAGCAAGGTTCTTCTGTCTCCTGAAGGTGGTTTGTCGCACAAGCCTTCACACAAAAAGCAATAGGCTCACAAAGCTGGAATAACATCGAAACCCTTACAGGGGATTTCGATATGATTCCTAGGCTTTAACCCTCCACACAAAAAGCCCTCGCCTATTGCTTTTTTATCCACCACTACATGAGACATTTTTTGGCGCTATGCAGAGTTGTGAACGCTTGCGACGTTAAACGCTTCGGGTATAAAACGTCCTCTACGTTTCATCAAGCGATGGAAAACAAGCAATTGACGCTGGTTGTGTGTTGGGAAGGCATGAGAAATTGTTATAAAAAAATACAAAAGGATTTTTTTATAACAATTTCTAGCCTGCGCGGCAATTGGCTTGTGAGCGAAGGATTCGTGCGACAAATCGCCTCGATGAAACAAGGACTTTTTTGATTACTTTTTGTGTCCAGACAAAAAGTATTGCCCCGTCCCGGCGAGGGACAAAAACCAGCGAAATAAATACGATTTCTTCCCTCCGCACAAATCTTTCCGCCGCTCGCCGCGGCAAGGCCTTCCTTGGAAGAACCCAAGGAAGCAAGGTTCTTCTGTCTCCTGAAGGTGGTTTGTCGCACAAGCCTTCACAAAAAAAGCAATAGGCTCACAAAGCTGGAATAACATCGAAACCCTTACAGGGGATTTCGATATGATTCCTAGGCTTTAACCTCCACACAAAAAGCCCTCGCCTATCGTTTTTTTTTCACCACTACATGAGACATTTTTTGGCGCTATGCAGAGTTGTGAACGCTTGCGACGTTAAACGCTTCGCGTATAAAACGTCCTCTACGTTTCATCAAGCGATGGAAAACAAGCAATTGACGCTGGTTGTGTGTTGGGAAGGCATGAGAAATTGTTATAAAAAAATACAAAAGGATTTTTTTTATAACAATTTTTAGCCTGCGCGGCAATTGGCTTGTGTGAAAAGGATATGTGCGACAAATCGCCTCGATGAAACAAGGACTTTTTTGATTACTTTTTGTGTCCAGACAAAAAGTATTGCCCCGTCCCGGCGAGGGACAAAAACCAGCGAAATAAATACGATTTCTTCCCTCCGCACAAATCTTTCCGCCGCTCGCCGCGGCAAGGCCTTCCTTTTTTTCTTGATAAAAAAAGGAAGCAAAAACCGACTGTAAGGAGCTCATGGACACAAAAAAACAAACAAGAGTCCATAAAATCAAGGCTGGGATTCTTTATGCTATCACGAACGCTAATAACCTAAACCATCCGAAACTCGCTTCGCTCAAACAACGGATGCTTTTTAACGGTTATTACCATCCGCGATCACGCAGTCGAATCCAAGGCCGTTTGATTTAAATAGCGCTTTGCGAAATCGTGAACGCTTGCAATATAAAACGCTCCGCGATCAACGTTATCAACGTTTCATCAAGCGATGGAAGACAAGCACTTGACGCAGGCTGTGCGATGGGAAGGCATGAGAAATTGTTATAAAAAAATACAAAAGGATTTTTTTATAACAATTTTTAGCCTGCGCGGCAATTGGCTTGCGAGCGAAGGATACGTGCGACAAATCGCCTCGATGAAACACGGACTTTTTTGAATACTTTTTGTGTCCAGACAAAAAGTATTGCCCCGTCCCGGCGAGGGAGAAAAAAAAGCATGTAGAAAGGATCTTTTTTCCCTCCCACAAACCTTTCCGCCGCTCGCCGCGGCAAGGCCTTCCTTTTTTTCTTGATAAAAAAAGGAAGCAAAAAAAATCAAGGCTGGGATTCTTTATGCTATCACGAACGCTAATAACCTAAACCATCCGAAACTCGCTTCGCTCAAACAACGGATGCTTTTTAACGGTTATTACCATCCGCGATCACGCAGTCGAATCCAAGGCCGTTTGATTTAAATAGCGCTTTGCGAAGTGGTGAAAGCTTGCATTATTAGACGCTCAGCGAACAACGTCCTAAACGTTTCATCAAGCGATGGAAAACAAGCAATGGACGCTGGTTGTGTGTTGGGAAGGCATGAGAAATTGTTATAAAAAAATACAAAAGGATTTTTTTATAACAATTTTTAGCCTGCGCGGCAATTGGCTTGCGAGCGAAGGATACGTGCGACAAATCGCCTCGATGAAACAAGGACTTTTTTGATTACTTTTTGTGTCCAGACAAAAAGTATTGCCCCGTCCCGGCGAGGGACAAAAAAGTAAGTTGAAAAGGATCTTTTTTCCCTCCCACAAACCTTTCCGCCGCTCGCCGCGGCAAGGCCTTCCTTTTTTTCTTGATAAAAAAAGGAAGCAAAAAAAATCAAGGCTGGGATTCTTTATGCTATCACGAACGCTAATAACCTAAACCATCCGAAACTCGCTTCGCTCAAACAACGGATGATTTTTAACGGTTATTACCATCCGCGATCACGCAGTCGAATCCAAGGCCGTTTGATTTAAATATCGCTTTGCGAAATCGTGGACGCTCGCGATGTTAAACGCTCCGCGATCAACGTCCTCTACGTTTCATCAAGCGATGGAAAACAAGCAATTGACGCAGGTTGTGCGCAGGGAAGGCATGAGAAATTGTTATAAAAAAATACAAAAAGATTTTTTTAACAATTTCTACCCTGCGCGGAAATTGGCTTGCGAGCGAAGGATACGTGCGACAAATCGCCTCGATGAAACAAGGACTTTTTTGATTACTTTTTGTGTCCAGACAAAAAGTATTGTCCCGCCCCGGTGAGGGACAAAACGATTACTGCTGTACGATCAAAACGGTGTTAATTTTTACTTTCCGACAACGGAGCGCTACGATATTTAGTGAGGATAATGTTATCTTTGCACTTCACGCAATTTACAAACGAGGATTAAGGCATGAGAAACGTAAAAGTAGGTGTCGTACAGATGAGCTGTACAGCAAACAAACAAGAGAATTTAGATAAAGCGATTTTGAAAATCAACGAAGCCGCTGCTAAAGGAGCGCAAATTGTATGTCTGCAAGAACTATTTACTTCTTTATATTTTTGTGACGTAGAAGACTACGATAATTTTGAACTGGCCGAATCTATCCCCGGCCCATCGACAGATGCTCTTTCTGCAGTTGCCAAAGAATTAGGCGTGGTCATTATTGCCTCGCTTTTTGAGAAACGTACAGAAGGCCTATACCATAATACCACCGCAATTTTAGATGCTGACGGAAGCTACCTTGGTAAATACCGTAAAATGCATATTCCTGACGATCCGGCATTTTACGAGAAATTTTATTTCACGCCCGGCGATCTGGGTTATAAGGTGTTTCAAACAAAATTTGGAAAAATAGGCGTTTTAATCTGTTGGGATCAATGGTATCCTGAAGCGTCGCGTATTACCGCATTAATGGGTGCAGAAATTTTGTTCTATCCAACGGCTATTGGCTGGGCGACTGATCAAGACGAGGAAACCAACAAAGATCAATACAATGCATGGCAGACTATCCAACGTTCGCATGCTGTGGCCAACGGTGTTCCGGTGGTTTCAGTAAACCGTGTAGGGTTTGAGCAAGATGGCGCTATGAAGTTTTGGGGCGGCAGTTTTGTAACCAACGGTCAAGGCAAGATCGTATACCTCGCTTCGCACGATCAGGAAGAAACGACGGTTGTCGAACTCGATTTAAGCCAGACAGATTACTTCCGTAAACACTGGCCATTTTTGCGCGATCGCCGGATAGAAACCTACGCGCCGATCACCAAAAGATTTATAGACGAAGATTAATCAAAAGCATACACTTTCGACCATTTTGGTATTTCGCTAGCGAAATATCAAAATGGTCATTATTTTTTTACTATGGCACAACAGTCAACGTTCGATCATACTTATTTTGCGCAATCGCCTAAAAAGCTGGGTTACACTTTTCCGGCAGAATGGGCGCCCCAAGAAGCCATGTGGTTAAGCTGGCCCCACAAAGAAGCGTCCTGGCCTGGAAAAATAGATCGCATTTACGCGCCTTATGCTAAATTTATTGCCGCCGTGGCGCAAGGACAAAAAGTGCGGATCAATATTCTTGATGAAGCGATGAAAGCGTCAGCACTTATCTATTTGCAAAACGAACAGGCAAATCTGGAAAACATTGAATTTTATCTTAACCCCACGAATGATGCCTGGTGTCGCGATCATGGTCCGGCTTTTCTTCTACATAACGAACGAAAAGAGAAAGCTGTTGTCGACTGGGGCTATAATGCTTGGGGCGGTAAATACCCACCATACGATCTGGATGATGTCGTTCCTACCCGTATTGCAAACGAATTTGGCTGGAAACTTTTCACACCCGACATTGTGATGGAAGGCGGCTCCGTGGAATTTAACGGTAAGGGAACGATACTGACAACAACAGCCTGTTTGCTAAATGAAAACAGAAATCCACATCTGACCAAAGAACAAATTGAAACCTATTTGCTGGAGTTTTACGGTCAGGAACAGGTGCTCTGGCTGGGCGATGGTATCGTCGGTGACGATACGGACGGCCATATCGATGACATTACGCGCTTCGTCAACGAAGATACGGTGATCACGGTAGTAGAGGAAAATCCGGAAGATGAGAATTACGCGTTGTTGCAAGAAAACTTACACACTTTACGTAACTTCCGCTTGCCGGATGGTAGGCCGCTTAATATTGTAACGCTGCCTATGCCGGGCGCCGTCGTCTATGAAGATACACGATTACCGGCTTCTTACGCCAATTTTTACATTGCCAATGAGGTGGTTGTTGTACCGATATTCAATGATGCAAATGATCAACGCGCGCTGGAAATTATTCAATCCTGTTTTCCAAACCGCAAAGTTGTGGGCATCGACTCCGTCGATATCATTTGGGGGCTCGGCAGTTTCCATTGCTTAAGTCAACAAGAGCCCGCCATTGTGTAAACGCTTCGCTTATCCACAGCGTTAAACTTTTTATGTAAGTCACAAGCCTATATCGAATCGGTATAGGCTTGTGATTTGTAAACCTTTCGCGTAGCAAAATATACCTCCGTTTTGAACCTTTTCTGATCAAGCTCGTTATCTCTTTAAAGATTAAATAATCATGGCTATGCAAATACACGATATTAAAGTTAACGATACCACCGTCTCGCAAGAAGACAGCACACCTATTGTTTCGCTCAATGTTGACATCGCTTTCCTCTGTGATGGCGATCTAAGCGAATATCAAACCAGTAGCGGACTAGATACAACCACATTAAAGGATGCGGTACTCAAAGCATTTCATAATCTGCTAGAGCCAAGCAGCAAATAAAGAACAAACCAACGATACGTGAGGTATATATCAGTAAGATAAGGACACCTTTAGTCACAATAAATTGACATAAGTTGCAGAAGCTGGTCGTGCACCTCTCGTTAAACATTATTTAGCAAAATCTTTACATAGTATTCCGCAATATTGGAATACAATTTGATCGATGGTCTTTATGAAAAAGTTTCTTATTGTCGTGGTTATCCTAGGTTTGCTCGGTCTTATTGGCTGGATGCTATTGGTTAAATTTGGACAAAAACCGAGCACGGAAACCACGCACCAAATTCTTGTCGAACGCATTGAAGCGATGGGCAAACTGGAGCTTGTGAAATACCGAATGAGTGATGTTATCGAGCATAAAGCCATCAGCACATACTTGCCTGATGCCAGCGTATTGCTTATCATCAAGGCAGATGCAGTGGGGTGCGTTGATCTTACCAAACTTAATCGCGATCAAATTTATGTTTCAGGTGATTCGGTGGCGATTCAATTGCCCAAACCGGAGATATGCTATGTCAAGATCGATCACAGCGGCTCACGTGTTTACGACACCAAGATGGCCTATTTTCGGGAAGCAGCATTAGTGGACGAAGCATTTAAACAGGCAGAAAGTCAAATTACGAAAGAGGTCGCTAAGTCAGACATTCTGCAACAAACGCAAACCAATGCGCGCCATGTATTCCGCCCACTATTAGAAGG
Coding sequences within it:
- the fmt gene encoding methionyl-tRNA formyltransferase, translating into MRIIFMGTPDFAVASLAALVEAGEKVVAVITMPDKPAGRGQKLQESPVKRYAVAQGIPVLQPEKLRNPDFLQELAGFQADLQVVVAFRMLPEAVWNMPSKGTINVHASLLPQYRGAAPINHVIINGETESGVTTFLLQQEIDTGNVLFAEKVAINLTDTAGVLHDKLMHAGAEVLLKTVAAIRDNNVTATPQEELTDDQLKFAPKIFKEDCQIDWNRSTRTVYNHIRGLSPYPAAFTHLQGKVLKIYETEETDAIDKPAGEWETDGKTYIKFATADAALSLKSLQLEGKKRMQVDEFLRGYRFD
- a CDS encoding sigma-70 family RNA polymerase sigma factor; this translates as MRQLKITQSITNRESQSLDKYLHEIGKVDLITAEEEVILAQRIREGDQVALEKLTKTNLRFVVSVAKQYQNQGLTLGDLINEGNLGLIKAAKRFDETKGFKFISYAVWWIRQSILQAIAEQSRIVRLPLNQVGSLSKISKAFSKLEQEYEREPSPEELADILETTVDKVSDTLSNSGRHVSMDAPFVQGEENTLLDVLENADPDTDSLLIDESLSEEIKRSLATLTEREREIIVLFFGLGTNHQLSLEEIGEKFNLTRERVRQIKDKALQRLRHTSRSKILKSYLG
- a CDS encoding agmatine deiminase family protein — translated: MAQQSTFDHTYFAQSPKKLGYTFPAEWAPQEAMWLSWPHKEASWPGKIDRIYAPYAKFIAAVAQGQKVRINILDEAMKASALIYLQNEQANLENIEFYLNPTNDAWCRDHGPAFLLHNERKEKAVVDWGYNAWGGKYPPYDLDDVVPTRIANEFGWKLFTPDIVMEGGSVEFNGKGTILTTTACLLNENRNPHLTKEQIETYLLEFYGQEQVLWLGDGIVGDDTDGHIDDITRFVNEDTVITVVEENPEDENYALLQENLHTLRNFRLPDGRPLNIVTLPMPGAVVYEDTRLPASYANFYIANEVVVVPIFNDANDQRALEIIQSCFPNRKVVGIDSVDIIWGLGSFHCLSQQEPAIV
- a CDS encoding carbon-nitrogen hydrolase; the protein is MRNVKVGVVQMSCTANKQENLDKAILKINEAAAKGAQIVCLQELFTSLYFCDVEDYDNFELAESIPGPSTDALSAVAKELGVVIIASLFEKRTEGLYHNTTAILDADGSYLGKYRKMHIPDDPAFYEKFYFTPGDLGYKVFQTKFGKIGVLICWDQWYPEASRITALMGAEILFYPTAIGWATDQDEETNKDQYNAWQTIQRSHAVANGVPVVSVNRVGFEQDGAMKFWGGSFVTNGQGKIVYLASHDQEETTVVELDLSQTDYFRKHWPFLRDRRIETYAPITKRFIDED
- a CDS encoding DUF4230 domain-containing protein, with amino-acid sequence MKKFLIVVVILGLLGLIGWMLLVKFGQKPSTETTHQILVERIEAMGKLELVKYRMSDVIEHKAISTYLPDASVLLIIKADAVGCVDLTKLNRDQIYVSGDSVAIQLPKPEICYVKIDHSGSRVYDTKMAYFREAALVDEAFKQAESQITKEVAKSDILQQTQTNARHVFRPLLEGLGFKKIHIAFD
- a CDS encoding ABC transporter permease; protein product: MNFPYFLAQRIIFTGHRTFSKLIVRVTIGALALAISAIILSVAILKGFKTEIIEKQRGFFGDVIITKNDLNSSYENTPITLHKEDLLKIQEIPSVVSITPFATKAGIMNVKGEVEGVLLKGVDDTYNQQFLQKNIVRGDTLDFSTDPNTQLLISDYLANRLSLDVGDRFIMYFVQEPIRKRPFTIRGIYSTHSEELDKTYVIGSLDLIRRLNNLEDGDVGAYQIHLSSFDSLATATEQIDELLPIELNATNIVQQMPDIFNWLNMLDMNDNVIFVLMMLVAIINMVSSLLISILERSSLIGILKALGYANSGIRQVFLVGSMYLIGIGLLIGNLIAGALYLFQTQTHFFALDPSTYYIEYVPMSIVWYEVIGLNVAVAAIGLLALFIPAMLISRISPIKTIQFK
- a CDS encoding helix-turn-helix domain-containing protein, which produces MSKKKVSLNDLSQRVGITLSNLSIIKNEKSKAIRLSTLEALCKALNCQPGDIIQYVDDE